In Providencia rettgeri, the following proteins share a genomic window:
- the cyoA gene encoding cytochrome o ubiquinol oxidase subunit II — protein sequence MRLMNYKKSIGAISLVVATLLLGGCDMVLMDPKGAVGVKQKELILIAIGLMLLVVIPVIFMTIIFARKYRESNTSATYRPNWAHSNKIELVCWTVPIIIIIILGAITWKTTHELDPYQPLVSDQEPVTIEVISADWKWIFIYPEQGIATVNEIAFPTGVPVNFKITSDSVMNSFFIPSLGGQIYAMAGMQTKLHLIANEPGTYKGFSASYSGHGFSDMKFNAIATPDRQGFDEWVQKVKASPKTMDTMQAFDEVAKPSMNVPVTYFSSVKPKLYEDIVLKFGHEHHKGHAPVENQSHSMTDHNNATGNSMQMSHSAHAAGAEE from the coding sequence ATGAGACTTATGAACTACAAAAAAAGCATCGGAGCAATCTCACTTGTTGTAGCTACCTTACTATTAGGTGGTTGCGATATGGTGTTGATGGATCCAAAAGGCGCCGTTGGCGTTAAACAAAAAGAGCTAATTCTTATTGCAATTGGCTTAATGCTACTTGTTGTTATTCCTGTTATTTTCATGACGATTATCTTCGCAAGAAAATACCGTGAATCCAACACGTCAGCAACCTACCGTCCTAATTGGGCTCACTCAAATAAAATTGAGTTAGTCTGCTGGACTGTTCCTATCATCATTATCATTATTCTGGGTGCAATCACTTGGAAGACGACACATGAGCTGGACCCGTATCAGCCATTAGTAAGTGATCAGGAACCCGTCACGATTGAAGTTATTTCTGCTGACTGGAAATGGATATTTATTTATCCAGAGCAAGGCATTGCAACAGTTAATGAAATCGCATTCCCTACCGGTGTGCCAGTTAACTTCAAAATCACGTCAGATTCGGTGATGAATTCATTCTTCATTCCATCTTTAGGTGGGCAAATCTACGCGATGGCGGGTATGCAAACAAAACTTCACTTAATCGCTAACGAACCAGGCACTTATAAAGGCTTCTCTGCAAGCTATAGTGGCCACGGCTTCTCTGATATGAAGTTCAATGCAATTGCAACTCCTGACCGTCAAGGTTTTGATGAGTGGGTACAAAAGGTGAAAGCTTCTCCTAAAACAATGGACACCATGCAGGCATTTGACGAAGTCGCTAAGCCAAGCATGAACGTTCCTGTTACCTACTTCTCTAGCGTGAAGCCTAAACTTTATGAAGATATCGTTCTGAAGTTTGGTCATGAGCACCATAAAGGTCACGCTCCTGTAGAAAATCAAAGTCATTCAATGACTGACCATAACAATGCTACAGGTAATTCAATGCAAATGAGCCATAGCGCTCATGCAGCTGGCGCTGAGGAATAA
- a CDS encoding outer membrane protein OmpK: MKKIIYITALISLAGTAYSDDIIGYKNGFADVNINYLDWSHRTETKTEKTTRKKDFAYIELEGGANFNWGELYGFFDLENPFHSQHTDSGRNKRYTIKTTGRFYLGDTGFNLYGHVYGTWSLPGAKYGGNFHDVNTLYGIGYNTAFGDLWFKPFIALNYTDQTFYSGNNGYVAGWVAGYNFSAFEENFMITNWHEMEFARNKRYNGGKSNGINGALAFWWNATNHVSAGVQYRYADNKLGDTFYQDAIIYTLKYTF, encoded by the coding sequence ATGAAAAAAATCATTTACATTACCGCCTTAATCTCTCTAGCAGGTACAGCATACTCTGACGATATTATTGGCTATAAAAATGGCTTTGCTGATGTCAATATAAACTATTTAGATTGGTCACATCGCACTGAAACCAAAACAGAAAAAACGACACGTAAAAAAGATTTTGCCTATATTGAACTTGAAGGTGGGGCCAATTTTAATTGGGGTGAGTTATATGGTTTTTTTGATCTCGAAAATCCATTCCACAGCCAACATACCGATTCGGGGCGGAATAAACGTTATACAATTAAAACAACAGGCCGCTTTTACTTAGGTGACACTGGTTTTAACTTATATGGACACGTTTATGGTACTTGGTCATTACCGGGAGCCAAGTATGGTGGTAATTTCCATGATGTGAACACCTTATATGGTATTGGTTATAACACTGCATTCGGTGACTTATGGTTTAAGCCTTTTATTGCTCTTAATTACACCGATCAGACATTCTATTCTGGTAATAATGGATATGTCGCAGGTTGGGTAGCCGGTTATAATTTCAGCGCATTCGAAGAAAATTTCATGATAACAAACTGGCATGAAATGGAGTTTGCTAGGAACAAACGCTATAACGGCGGTAAGAGTAATGGCATAAATGGCGCTCTTGCTTTTTGGTGGAATGCCACAAATCATGTTTCTGCAGGGGTACAATACCGCTATGCAGATAATAAATTAGGGGATACCTTCTATCAGGATGCAATCATTTATACATTAAAGTACACATTTTAA
- the ampG gene encoding muropeptide MFS transporter AmpG: MPRFTLPNNITLILLGFVSGLPLALTAGTLQAWLTVENVDIKTIGFFSLVGQAYVLKFLWSPMMDRYTPPFLGRRRGWLLTTQILLIISIAAMGFMNPSEHLWYLAALAVTVAFCSASQDIVFDAYKTDLLSAEERGIGAATSVMGYRISMLVSGGLALWLADKFLTWKQLYLVMAGLMIIGVIATLLAKEPEESGAAPTSLKKAIYEPLAEFFSRNNAWLILLLLVFYKLGDAFVMALNTNFLLNALGFSLSEVGTVNKTVGMAATIVGALLGGYLMKNMSLFKALFIFGLLQGGSNIGYWFLAITPPNILTMGSIIFLENIFSGMGTAAFVALLMTLCNKSLSATQFALLSALSAVGRVYIGPVASIFVSNYGWPLFYLISIAVAVPGVLLLLACRTSLIYTQTTGLFQRRQLYTRGYRIAVYALITAVSCLAIWLLSLLVFSFSDMRIYLFTTQIEFWLSLPHYQNLIFNTGISIGAISLVIGGSLDFLAVRKTVQQ; this comes from the coding sequence ATGCCTCGTTTTACTCTACCAAATAACATCACTTTAATCCTTTTAGGCTTTGTTTCCGGTCTACCTTTAGCTTTAACTGCAGGTACATTACAAGCTTGGCTAACCGTTGAAAATGTCGATATTAAAACCATTGGTTTCTTTTCATTGGTTGGGCAGGCTTATGTATTGAAATTTCTTTGGTCCCCAATGATGGATCGCTACACTCCACCCTTTCTTGGCCGCCGAAGAGGATGGCTATTAACTACACAAATTCTGTTGATTATCAGTATTGCCGCAATGGGCTTTATGAACCCCTCAGAACATTTGTGGTATCTGGCTGCGCTAGCCGTTACTGTTGCATTTTGTTCAGCCTCACAAGATATTGTTTTTGATGCTTATAAAACTGATTTACTCAGTGCTGAAGAACGCGGAATTGGTGCGGCAACCTCCGTTATGGGGTACCGGATCAGCATGCTCGTTTCTGGTGGGCTTGCACTTTGGCTAGCGGATAAGTTTTTAACGTGGAAACAACTTTATTTAGTTATGGCAGGGTTGATGATTATCGGTGTTATCGCAACATTGCTCGCAAAAGAACCTGAAGAGAGCGGTGCTGCACCAACCTCGCTAAAAAAAGCGATTTACGAGCCACTTGCTGAATTTTTTAGCCGGAACAATGCATGGCTAATCTTACTTCTGTTAGTTTTTTACAAACTCGGTGACGCCTTTGTCATGGCGCTCAACACCAACTTTCTATTAAATGCGCTTGGCTTTAGTTTAAGTGAAGTAGGCACCGTCAATAAAACTGTGGGTATGGCAGCAACTATAGTTGGGGCATTACTTGGTGGTTACCTAATGAAAAATATGAGCTTATTTAAAGCTCTATTTATTTTTGGGCTTCTACAAGGCGGCTCTAATATCGGATATTGGTTCTTAGCGATAACCCCACCTAATATCTTAACCATGGGGTCGATTATATTTCTAGAAAATATCTTCTCTGGAATGGGAACTGCTGCGTTTGTCGCCCTCTTAATGACATTATGTAACAAGTCGTTATCTGCAACACAGTTTGCACTTCTTTCAGCTCTTTCTGCTGTTGGCCGTGTTTACATTGGCCCAGTCGCGAGTATTTTTGTCAGTAACTATGGCTGGCCACTTTTCTACCTTATTTCGATCGCGGTTGCTGTTCCTGGCGTTTTGCTTTTATTAGCTTGCCGAACATCCTTAATTTACACACAAACAACAGGGCTATTTCAACGACGTCAATTGTACACTAGAGGCTATCGTATTGCCGTATATGCACTTATTACTGCCGTAAGCTGCCTTGCTATTTGGCTACTCTCATTACTTGTATTTTCATTTAGTGATATGAGAATTTATTTATTTACGACACAAATTGAATTTTGGCTGAGCTTGCCTCATTACCAAAACCTCATCTTTAATACAGGTATTAGCATTGGTGCTATCAGTTTAGTTATTGGTGGTAGTTTGGATTTCCTCGCCGTCCGTAAAACAGTACAACAATAA
- a CDS encoding YajG family lipoprotein, translating into MLRKLCFPLLGLFLLAGCATSSNTLSLEPKITLPAKNPTLNATSISVSSVDNRTNKSLAEVNRNGSLVVLNPSRDPRYLMQEAVEKQMAARGFMVTSPANVNLVVQLNKLDTKVNEGSLRHNITVNSSVSIIATAPNGSTKTRSFTRNFNTQELLAANNAKIETAINSALTDLIADMAADQEITDFIRQNSRY; encoded by the coding sequence ATGTTAAGAAAACTGTGTTTTCCACTTTTAGGGTTATTTCTTCTTGCTGGTTGTGCAACCAGCAGCAATACATTATCACTAGAGCCTAAGATAACTTTACCGGCAAAAAACCCGACGTTGAATGCGACGTCAATTAGTGTGAGCAGTGTAGATAATCGTACAAATAAATCCTTAGCAGAGGTCAATCGTAATGGTAGTTTAGTGGTACTAAATCCTTCTCGTGATCCTCGCTATCTCATGCAAGAAGCTGTCGAAAAACAAATGGCGGCTCGTGGGTTTATGGTGACATCACCGGCAAATGTAAATCTCGTCGTTCAATTGAATAAACTCGATACCAAAGTAAATGAAGGCAGCCTACGCCATAATATCACTGTAAACTCCAGTGTGAGTATTATTGCAACGGCGCCAAATGGTTCGACAAAAACACGTTCATTTACCCGTAATTTCAATACACAAGAATTATTGGCTGCTAATAATGCCAAGATAGAAACAGCGATCAACAGCGCATTAACTGATTTAATTGCAGATATGGCAGCAGACCAAGAAATCACCGATTTTATCAGACAAAATTCACGCTATTAA